The following are from one region of the Mycolicibacterium helvum genome:
- the gnd gene encoding phosphogluconate dehydrogenase (NAD(+)-dependent, decarboxylating) yields MQLGLVGLGKMGFNMRQRLREGGHEVIGYDPRPEVTDVSTLAGLAQELSAPRVVWVMVPSGPITDDTISELAEVLSPGDLVIDGGNSKYTEDGPHAELLGKKGISFVDAGVSGGIWGLAEGYGLMVGGSDEDVARVMPIFDTLRPPGDLADGFVHAGPVGAGHYAKMVHNGIEYGLMMAYAEGYELLAAEPLIKDTQAVIQAWTNGTVVRSWLQQLLAKALAEDPSFDAISGYTEDSGEGRWTVEEAIRHRVPMPVIAASLFARFASRQEDSPTMKAVSALRNQFGGHAVKRVSVSG; encoded by the coding sequence ATGCAGTTGGGTTTGGTCGGTCTTGGAAAAATGGGCTTCAACATGCGCCAGCGGTTGCGTGAAGGCGGCCACGAAGTCATCGGGTATGACCCCAGGCCTGAGGTGACGGATGTCTCCACCTTGGCTGGGCTGGCCCAGGAGCTCAGTGCTCCCCGTGTCGTCTGGGTCATGGTGCCGTCGGGTCCGATCACCGATGACACCATCAGCGAGTTGGCTGAGGTCCTCAGCCCGGGCGACCTCGTCATCGACGGTGGTAACTCCAAGTACACCGAGGATGGTCCCCATGCGGAACTCCTTGGGAAGAAGGGGATTTCATTCGTTGACGCGGGTGTTTCCGGAGGTATCTGGGGTTTGGCCGAAGGTTACGGCTTGATGGTTGGTGGCAGCGACGAGGATGTCGCCCGGGTAATGCCGATCTTCGATACCCTGCGCCCACCCGGTGATCTTGCCGACGGTTTCGTGCACGCCGGGCCCGTCGGTGCGGGTCACTACGCCAAGATGGTGCACAACGGTATCGAATACGGGCTGATGATGGCCTACGCCGAAGGCTACGAACTGCTGGCCGCCGAACCGTTGATCAAAGACACTCAGGCGGTGATCCAGGCGTGGACGAATGGCACCGTTGTGCGGTCGTGGCTGCAGCAGCTATTGGCAAAGGCACTCGCCGAAGATCCGTCGTTCGACGCGATCTCGGGCTACACCGAGGATTCCGGTGAGGGTCGCTGGACCGTCGAGGAGGCGATTCGTCACCGGGTTCCGATGCCAGTGATCGCTGCGTCGCTATTTGCGAGGTTTGCTTCCCGGCAAGAGGATTCGCCGACGATGAAGGCAGTCTCTGCGCTGCGCAATCAGTTTGGTGGACACGCCGTCAAGCGGGTCTCGGTGTCGGGATAG
- the dnaN gene encoding DNA polymerase III subunit beta → MAATTVGSDLKFRLVREDFADAVAWVARNLPTRPTVPVLAGVLLTGTDEGLVISGFDYEVSAEVRVPAEIASPGSVLVSGRLLSDITKALPAKPVDVSVEGTRVSLTCGSARFSLPTMAVEDYPALPELPEETGVVSADLFGEAIGQVAVAAGRDDTLPMLTGIRVEISGEAVVLAATDRFRLAVRELTWATSSPSLEAAVLVPAKTLAEAAKAGTSGSEVHLALGAGSTVGKEGLLGIRSGGKRSTTRLLDAEFPKFRQLLPAEHTAVATIGVAELSEAIKRVALVADRGAQVRMEFGDGVLRLSAGADDVGRAEEDLPVDFAGEPLTIAFNPTYLTDGLGSLHSDQVTFGFTTPSRPAVLRPANSDEQVEGTGPFPAVQTDYVYLLMPVRLPG, encoded by the coding sequence GTGGCAGCTACGACGGTTGGCTCCGACTTGAAGTTCCGCCTCGTGCGGGAAGACTTCGCCGATGCGGTGGCCTGGGTTGCCCGTAATCTTCCGACTCGTCCGACGGTGCCGGTGCTGGCTGGAGTGTTGCTCACCGGCACTGACGAGGGCTTGGTCATCTCCGGCTTCGATTACGAAGTCTCGGCCGAGGTGCGTGTTCCTGCTGAAATCGCCTCTCCGGGAAGCGTTTTGGTCTCCGGTCGGTTGTTGTCCGACATCACCAAGGCGCTCCCGGCCAAGCCGGTGGACGTCAGCGTGGAGGGCACTCGGGTGTCGTTGACGTGCGGTAGCGCCCGATTCTCACTGCCGACCATGGCAGTGGAGGATTATCCGGCGCTGCCGGAGCTCCCCGAGGAAACCGGTGTCGTCTCGGCTGATCTGTTCGGCGAGGCGATAGGCCAGGTCGCTGTGGCAGCCGGGCGCGATGACACGCTGCCGATGCTGACCGGTATCCGGGTGGAGATTTCCGGTGAGGCAGTAGTTTTGGCTGCCACCGACCGGTTCCGGTTGGCGGTGCGCGAGCTGACCTGGGCGACGTCTTCGCCCAGCTTGGAAGCTGCGGTGCTGGTGCCGGCCAAGACGTTGGCAGAAGCAGCCAAGGCCGGCACGTCGGGTTCGGAGGTCCATCTGGCCCTGGGTGCCGGGTCGACAGTCGGTAAAGAAGGTCTGCTGGGAATCCGCAGCGGCGGCAAGCGCAGCACGACGCGCTTGCTCGATGCCGAGTTCCCGAAATTCCGTCAGCTGCTGCCTGCCGAGCACACTGCCGTAGCGACCATCGGAGTGGCGGAGCTGAGCGAGGCGATCAAGCGTGTTGCGCTGGTCGCCGATCGCGGCGCGCAGGTGCGGATGGAATTTGGCGATGGAGTGCTGCGGCTCTCGGCTGGCGCCGATGATGTCGGCCGCGCGGAGGAGGACCTGCCGGTGGACTTCGCCGGCGAGCCGCTGACGATCGCGTTCAATCCGACCTACCTCACCGACGGCCTTGGTTCGCTGCATTCCGACCAAGTGACGTTCGGTTTCACCACACCGAGCCGACCCGCGGTGCTGCGGCCGGCCAATAGTGATGAACAGGTAGAAGGCACCGGGCCGTTCCCCGCTGTTCAGACCGACTACGTATATCTGTTGATGCCGGTCCGGCTACCCGGTTGA